GCAGTCACGGATATCAGTACGCTTCGCGAAAATTCCGCAGCCATAGCGCGGTCACAGTAGCAATAGCCGCCATTAACATGTTGTGGTTGGTGCCGGTGGCTATATTGGTTGTCATGCAATATCTCGATGGCGCGGTGGGATTGTTGTTGGCTTATTTGCCGCTAGTGTTGCTGGCCTTTAAGTTTCACGCAGGCGAGTTGGAAATCGCGGGCAATGCCTGATGGTGGCTTGGCTATTGAGTGTTGCTTCATCCGCAAGTGAGATACCGAAAGCTGCAATTGCTGTATCAATGCTAGGAGCTTCGAGAGGTGTTTAGAGGGGTTATGGATAAGATTCGGGCAAAGTTGTTAAGTCTGCCAAGACGACATAAACGCATTCTGCAGGTGCTGACTGATATTTTGCTGGTCTGGTTTGCTCTGTGGATGGCGTTTGTTGTGCGTCTGGGATTGGACGAGATGGTCAATCCATTCACTCAGCACCTCTGGCTTTTAGTCAGTGCGCCTGTAGTGGCAATTCCTCTATTCATTCGGTTTGGCATGTACCGCGCGGTCATGCGTTATTTCGGCAATGACGCGCTCATCGCCATTATCAAGGCAGTCACGTTATCGTCCTTGATACTGGGCGTCGTGGTCTACTGGTACAGCAATCACCAAAACGTCGTTCCTCGTTCGATCATTTTCAACTACTGGTGGCTGAGTTTGATCATGATCGGCGGATTGCGCCTGGCCATGCGCCAGTATTTTTTGGGTGACTGGTTCAGTGCCGCTCAGCACGTCCCGTTTACCAACAGGGATGATGGTTTACCGAAGGTCGCTATTTATGGCGCGGGAGCCGCCGGCAATCAACTCGTTGCCGCCCTAAGGATGGGGCGAGTAATGCGCCCGGTGGCTTTTATCGATGATGATAGCGGGATCGCAGACAGGGTTATTTCCGGGTTGCAGGTGTACAAGCCTAAACATATCCAGCAGATGATCGACAACACGGACGCTCAGGAGATTCTCCTCGCTATTCCTTCATCCAACCGTGGTCGCCGTCGCGAGATTCTTGGTTTTCTCGAAGGCTTCCCTCTGCATGTTCGAAGCGTCCCGGGTTTTATGGACCTGGCGAGTGGTCGGGTCAAAGTCGATGACATTCAGGAAGTCGACATTGCTGACCTGCTCGGTCGTGACGCGGTCCCGGCCCAGGCTGACTTGCTGGAGCATTGCATCACGGGGCAGTCAGTGCTGGTCACAGGGGCTGGAGGGTCCATTGGGTCTGAGCTTTGCCGCCAGATTCTGGCGCTACGCCCCAAAACGCTTTTACTGTTTGAGCACAGCGAGTTCAATCTATACAGCATCTTGTCCGAATTGGAGCAGCGGATCGCGCGCGAGTCATTATCGATTCGTCTTCTGCCGATTCTGGGGTCAGTACGCAACCAGGACAAGTTGCTGGACATCATGAGGTCCTGGCATGTAGACACGGTGTATCACGCGGCAGCCTACAAGCATGTGCCAATGGTCGAGCATAATATTGCCGAAGGCGTGCTCAACAACGTGATCGGCACGCTGAATACGGCTCAAGCTGCACTTCAAGCGGGCGTTGCCAACTTTGTATTGATCTCGACGGACAAGGCCGTGCGTCCTACCAATGTGATGGGCAGCACCAAGCGCCTTGCCGAGTTGACGCTGCAGGCGCTCAGTCGAGAGTTGGCGCCCGTGTTATTCGGCGACTCGACCAACGTTTCTCGCGTGAACAAGACCCGATTCACGATGGTGCGCTTTGGTAATGTGCTGGGCTCATCCGGCTCGGTCATTCCGTTGTTCCACAAGCAGATCAAGTCAGGCGGCCCGCTCACTGTCACGCATCCCAAGATCACTCGCTACTTCATGACCATTCCCGAAGCTGCGCAACTGGTGATTCAGGCAGGATCCATGGGGCAGGGCGGCGACGTGTTTGTCCTGGACATGGGCGAGCCAGTGAAGATTGTCGAACTGGCCGAGAAAATGATCCATTTGTCCGGCTTGAGCGTGCGCTCGGAAAAAAACCTGCATGGCGACATTTCTATTGAGTTCACTGGCCTGCGCCCGGGTGAAAAACTCTACGAGGAGTTGCTGATCGGTGACAACGTGGCGGCCACTCAGCATCCGATGATCATGAGTGCCAACGAAGATCATCTGCCTTGGGATGTTTTGAAGGGCAAGCTGACCGAATTGCTCAATGCGGTTGATCTGGACGATTATGCGCGTGTTCGTCAACTGCTGCGCGACACTGTCAGTGGCTATACCCCCGATGGCGAAATCGTCGATTGGATCTATCAGCAGCGTCGTTTGGAACCCTGATTGTTTCATATCCTGTAACGAACGCATTTTTGACAGCTCTGCAATATAGCCTAAGTTTAAAGAGCAGCTTCGGAAAAGCTGCTTTCTCAAACGATGTCATGGAGCTTTACTTATGCGTACAGGCTATTTCTATTCCCTGGTTTTTGCCCTTCTTACCAGCGCCTCCATAGCGGCTTTCGCTGCGCCAGCATCAAAGCCCGAGACGGTCAATGCTCCGCTCGTGCAAGATGTAGTCGCCAAGTCGCAATCAGCAAAGGTTGATCTTAACAGTGCTGATGCACCCACGCTGCAGCGTGAGTTGGCGGGGGTTGGTGAGGCGAAGGCCAAGGCAATTGTTGCATATCGTGAGAGTAATGGAGCGTTTGCGTCTGTGGACGAATTGCTGGAAGTGAAGGGGATCGGCAAGGCAATCCTGGACAGAAATCGCGAAAAGCTTGAAGTGAACTAAGCGTGTAATTGAACGATAAAGGCCGATCAGTGATCGGCCTTTTTCTTTAACGTGTCTCGCGCAGGAAGACCCTGGGGTCTGCATCCCATTACTCTGGCGGTTAGGCGGTAAACGCTCCATGAACCCCACACTCAAAGTCACCACCTGATCCCAGACGCGGTGCGCCATATTTCTATACCTGTGGCACATAAATAGCTCACCTACCATTTTGCTGGCATAAAAATGCCAATGTTTAGCTATTTTAGTGGCACAAAAATGTCAAAGTTTGGTTATTTCAATGGCACAAAAATGCCAAGACCAGGTATTTCAGGTGGCACAAAAGATGCGCGCTATTTCTGTGGTATTTAAATGCCATTTCAATGCCACGGAAATGCAGAAGCACGCCCTATCTGTGCTCATGTGAGCCATTTTGGACCTGTACCGGGGGTAGGATTATTTTTGTACCGGGGGTAGGATTTTATATTTTTACAGGGCTTTGGAGGCCCAAAAAACGTACCGAGTCTATTACGTGCTGGGTGGATTTGGCGGTACACCAAAGGATGTCGAGGCTTCCCTAGCATACGATTCGATCCACTCACCCCACGTTTAGGGTTCAGGTTTAACGTGATATCTCTGGCGAGCAGTTCCACGGCAACAGTGCCTCATAGTCTGCCACCGACTGCGCATGTGGTAACTGCTCCAGTACGTGGCGTAGCCACGTATAAGGCTCTTGGCCGTTGACCTTGGCGGTCTCCACTAGGCTGTAGATCTGAGCACTGGCAGTAGCGCCTTTGGCCGTGTCGCTGAACAGCCACGCCTTGCGACCGATAACAAACGGCTTTATCGCGCGTTCCGCCGCATTGTTGTCGATCGGTAAAAACCCGGCCTCCACGTAACGCTCCAGCCGGCTCCAATTGTTGGCAAGATAGTTAACCGCCTTGCCCAGCACACTTTGCGGCGTCACTTGGGACTGAGTTTTATCCAGCCAGCTTTTCAACTGGGCTAGGATCGGCAGGCTCTTTTCCTGTCTGCCGATAAATCGTTGCTCGTCACTGACGCCCTTTAGTTCACGCTCGATGCCGTACAGCTTGTTGATCATCGTCAGGGCGATATCGGCACGTCCCGCCTTGCCCTTGGGCTGTACCTTTTGAGCATCGACAAACTTGCGCCGCACATGGGCCATGCACGCCAGACGTTCCACTCCGGGCTGTAATGCCAAGGCGTTGTAACCCGCGTAATCATCGGTCATGACGTAGCCACGATAACTTTCCAACAGGCGCAACGGCACTTCCTGCGCACGGCTGGAGGTGTAGTCAAACAGCACGACTTTTCGAGCCGGCGGCCCGCTGGCTTGCACCCACATCCAGGATTGGCTGGTTGGGTCTCGATCCGGTTCTTTAAGTACCTGGACGCGGGTTTCATCACAGTGGACGACAGGGCTTTCCAGCAACCGATCCCGCATCAGATTTAATAACGGTTGCAAGTGCTCGCCGCACTGGATGACCCAGCGCGCCAACGTTTGGCGAGGGATGTCCACACCATGACGGGCAAGTACGGTTTCAAATCGGTGGAGCGGCAGGCCGTCGACGTATTTAGTGGTCAACAACATCGCCAAGACACTCGGACTGGCCATGCTCTTTTCGATCAACTGAGCCGGTTTGTCAGCAGTGACCGGCGCCGCTTCACAACCACGACACCCGTAGACTTTGCGGATGTGTTTGATCACGCGGATTTGCATCGGCACGATATCCAGCTGCTCGCTAGTTTCTTCGCTGACGACATGCTTGCGGCAACCACAGGCACACGTCAGTTCGTGCTCGGGAAGTTCGTGGATGACTTCGATGCGCGGCAGATCAGCAGACAGAGGCTTGCGCTTGCCACGACGTGAAGTCGGAGCAACAACTTCTTCGTCAGCGTCGCCGATTGAAGGCATCGGCTCGCTTTCGGGCTCGTTGAACAACGCCAGTTGAGGGGTATTGGGTTCAACGGTCTGCTCGGATTTGCGACCGAACAAACGGTCGCGCAGCAGCTTGATCTGTTCTTTCAGATCGACGATATGAGTCTGGTATGCCTCAGCCGTTACCTGCTGACGACTGAGTGCCTCAAGCAACATTTGCTTGAGCAGAACAGGGTCGTCAGGGAGGTCTTCGGGCATCAAATTCATGCCCGGATTATACCCGTCAGGCGACGAATCTTGGCGTTAAAACCTTGTGTGGACGGTTGCGCCAGAGATCAAATCCATCCAGTAGCCAGTTCAGTTCTTGGACGGTCAGCACGATAGCCTCGTCCACCTCTTCGGGTGAAGTCTTAAAACGCTCGGACTCCAGGCGCTTGAGCCAAAGGCAGAAGCCGTTACGCTCCCAGTACAACACTTTGACCCGATTACGGTGGCGATTCAGAAAAACAAAGAGCACGGGGTCAAACACCGCGACCTTGATATCCAGTTCGACTAGCGCAGCTAGGCCATCAATGGACTTTCGAAAATCTACCGGCTTTGGGTAGAGGTACACTTTTTCAACGCTGGCATTGGGACGCATCATGGTGATGGACTCCTGATGGAAATCGGGAGGACAGCATCAGCCGTCAGCTATCCGCTTGGAATGTGGGGTTCATGGAGCGGATACGTTAGGCGAAGTACAGATCGCTGTCGTTCAACAGTGTGGTCTGCCCGAGCAGCGTGATGTTGCCACCGTGACCGCCATCACCTGCGGTGTCGAACGTTACGACCAGACCATCCGATTGGAGCGTTTGCGTGACTGCCTTGGCTGTCGTCCAACCATAGATGTACAGGATATCTTCACCTTGTTTGAAATCCTGGATGGTGTCCGAGCCTGA
The window above is part of the Pseudomonas prosekii genome. Proteins encoded here:
- a CDS encoding ComEA family DNA-binding protein, producing the protein MRTGYFYSLVFALLTSASIAAFAAPASKPETVNAPLVQDVVAKSQSAKVDLNSADAPTLQRELAGVGEAKAKAIVAYRESNGAFASVDELLEVKGIGKAILDRNREKLEVN
- the tnpC gene encoding IS66 family transposase encodes the protein MNLMPEDLPDDPVLLKQMLLEALSRQQVTAEAYQTHIVDLKEQIKLLRDRLFGRKSEQTVEPNTPQLALFNEPESEPMPSIGDADEEVVAPTSRRGKRKPLSADLPRIEVIHELPEHELTCACGCRKHVVSEETSEQLDIVPMQIRVIKHIRKVYGCRGCEAAPVTADKPAQLIEKSMASPSVLAMLLTTKYVDGLPLHRFETVLARHGVDIPRQTLARWVIQCGEHLQPLLNLMRDRLLESPVVHCDETRVQVLKEPDRDPTSQSWMWVQASGPPARKVVLFDYTSSRAQEVPLRLLESYRGYVMTDDYAGYNALALQPGVERLACMAHVRRKFVDAQKVQPKGKAGRADIALTMINKLYGIERELKGVSDEQRFIGRQEKSLPILAQLKSWLDKTQSQVTPQSVLGKAVNYLANNWSRLERYVEAGFLPIDNNAAERAIKPFVIGRKAWLFSDTAKGATASAQIYSLVETAKVNGQEPYTWLRHVLEQLPHAQSVADYEALLPWNCSPEISR
- the tnpB gene encoding IS66 family insertion sequence element accessory protein TnpB (TnpB, as the term is used for proteins encoded by IS66 family insertion elements, is considered an accessory protein, since TnpC, encoded by a neighboring gene, is a DDE family transposase.), whose translation is MMRPNASVEKVYLYPKPVDFRKSIDGLAALVELDIKVAVFDPVLFVFLNRHRNRVKVLYWERNGFCLWLKRLESERFKTSPEEVDEAIVLTVQELNWLLDGFDLWRNRPHKVLTPRFVA
- a CDS encoding polysaccharide biosynthesis protein, translated to MDKIRAKLLSLPRRHKRILQVLTDILLVWFALWMAFVVRLGLDEMVNPFTQHLWLLVSAPVVAIPLFIRFGMYRAVMRYFGNDALIAIIKAVTLSSLILGVVVYWYSNHQNVVPRSIIFNYWWLSLIMIGGLRLAMRQYFLGDWFSAAQHVPFTNRDDGLPKVAIYGAGAAGNQLVAALRMGRVMRPVAFIDDDSGIADRVISGLQVYKPKHIQQMIDNTDAQEILLAIPSSNRGRRREILGFLEGFPLHVRSVPGFMDLASGRVKVDDIQEVDIADLLGRDAVPAQADLLEHCITGQSVLVTGAGGSIGSELCRQILALRPKTLLLFEHSEFNLYSILSELEQRIARESLSIRLLPILGSVRNQDKLLDIMRSWHVDTVYHAAAYKHVPMVEHNIAEGVLNNVIGTLNTAQAALQAGVANFVLISTDKAVRPTNVMGSTKRLAELTLQALSRELAPVLFGDSTNVSRVNKTRFTMVRFGNVLGSSGSVIPLFHKQIKSGGPLTVTHPKITRYFMTIPEAAQLVIQAGSMGQGGDVFVLDMGEPVKIVELAEKMIHLSGLSVRSEKNLHGDISIEFTGLRPGEKLYEELLIGDNVAATQHPMIMSANEDHLPWDVLKGKLTELLNAVDLDDYARVRQLLRDTVSGYTPDGEIVDWIYQQRRLEP